The following proteins are co-located in the Trichomycterus rosablanca isolate fTriRos1 chromosome 14, fTriRos1.hap1, whole genome shotgun sequence genome:
- the LOC134326283 gene encoding zinc finger protein 239-like: protein MQTEHEDLTPTRSSSNQQTSSGTVSINTSLSPTQEEGNVCSQCGKSFRCLSHLKIHQRIYTGEKPYQCSQCGKSFNEQSKLKIHQRIHTGEKPYQCSQCGKSFNEQSKLKIHQRIYTGEKPYQCSQCGKSFNEQSKLKIHQRIHTGEKPYQCSQCGKSFITQGNLKIHQRIHTGEKPYQCSQCGKSFNTKSELKIHQRIHTGEKSYQCSQCGKSFNRKSELKIHQRIHTGEKPYQCSQCGKSFNQQGNLKIHQHIHTGEKPYQCSQCGKSFNRQSTLKRHQRVHTAEKPYQCSQCGKSFITKSELKVHQHVHTGEKPYQCSQCGKSFITQSNLNKHQRVHTG from the coding sequence actgaacatgaggatctgacgcccaccagaagctccagtaatcagcaaacgtcctctggtactgtcagcattaacacatctctcagtcccacacaggaagaaggaaacgtctgctcacagtgtgggaagagcttcaggtgcctgagtcatctcaaaatacaccagcgcatttacacaggagagaaaccgtatcagtgctcacagtgtggaaagagttttaatgaacagagtaagctcaaaatacaccagcgcattcacactggagagaaaccgtatcagtgctcacagtgtggaaagagttttaatgaacagagtaagctcaaaatacaccagcgcatttacacaggagagaaaccgtatcagtgctcacagtgtggaaagagttttaatgaacagagtaagctcaaaatacaccagcgcattcacactggagagaaaccatatcagtgctcacagtgtgggaagagttttattacacagggtaatcttaaaatacaccagcgcattcacactggagagaaaccgtatcagtgttcacagtgtggcaagagttttaatacaaagagtgagcttaaaatacaccagcgcattcacactggagagaaatcgtatcagtgttcacagtgtggaaagagttttaatagaaagagtgagcttaaaatacaccagcgcattcacactggagagaaaccgtatcagtgctcacagtgtgggaagagttttaatcaacagggtaatctcaaaatacaccagcacattcacactggagagaaaccgtatcagtgctcacagtgtggaaagagttttaatagacagagtactctgaaaagacaccagcgtgttcacactgcagagaaaccgtatcagtgctcacagtgtggaaagagttttattacaaagagtgagcttaaagtacaccagcacgttcacactggagagaaaccgtatcagtgctcacagtgtgggaagagttttattacacaaagtaatctcaataaacaccagcgcgttcacactggatag